In Rhea pennata isolate bPtePen1 chromosome 8, bPtePen1.pri, whole genome shotgun sequence, one genomic interval encodes:
- the LOC134143741 gene encoding maestro heat-like repeat-containing protein family member 7 produces the protein MAGRHPSRPAAVWGEDEDHPPSHPMEAWVKEEARPPRRPKEAWVDDMERRPGISMRTGVKEEDGPPSCSMEACEEAEQADVVLMAIEGMKDSSAYNTSAATHVLEDMMGYCAAKPEHLQLTVAHIYEHLPGISEAAAWDMLKTFLLRLTCHYPSEVVTGLLSCSPTCDSVAVAMWEVMVSQSLTAEKVLQELLCVLQERPFCKPGTTIKDLSCILPLTATRALNIILLQHTCKQQVKALFPRLYLALFFQLSFTIVCAQEDIPAFSREGKLMPHRPARVVVQAMQALLCCSGYREQVTAMQQRGGWDMISQPETHLTGVTLLARQMQGNPLEERAEVFLNLSVALRGKDRCQETPSMAFFIELLQCPDLCAADDEVALSLCQEQLGNERRVMRWLALRGLLFLSERPATARKMQKLIPDVVKQLQDADGETDAKALVVLSNVLHHITPSQSSHFAVHLAHDLLSLFSSEVRAVRELAMQLFGELLSRAAGSERQQMKQVARQGLLPLFLHLSDPHPGVAQVAQAALVDAAKLLHWKQLRKLAERAQIWGIGEYLVRNAGPVASEYVSCSCRYLEDPRTPLREQAAYFLALLALSQEPMSLSSASATLSPPPGPSPKPLDPPPQPPQPPP, from the exons ATGGCAGGGAGACACCCCAGCCGCCCTGCGGCAGTGTGGGGTGAGGATGAGGACCATCCCCCCAGCCAccccatggaggcctgggtCAAGGAGGAGGCCAGACCCCCCAGACGCCCAAAAGAGGCTTGGGTTGACGATATGGAGAGACGCCCTGGCATCTCCATGAGAACTGGGGTCAAGGAGGAGGATGGACCCCCAAGCTGCTCCATGGAGGCCTGTGAGGAGGCTGAGCAGGCAGATGTGGTCCTTATGGCCATCGAGGGCATGAAGGACAGCAGTGCCTACAACACCTCAGCGGCAACACACGTGCTCGAGGATATGATGGGATACTGCGCTGCCAAGCCAGAACAC TTGCAGCTGACTGTGGCACATATCTATGAGCACCTGCCAGGCATCAGTGAGGCCGCAGCCTGGGACATGCTCAAGACCTTCCTTCTCCGCCTGACATGCCACTACCCCAGTGAGGTGGTCACTGgcctgctgagctgctcccCGACCTGTGACAG TGTTGCCGTGGCCATGTGGGAGGTGATGGTCTCCCAGTCTTTGACAGCGGAGaaggtgctgcaggagctgctctgtgtgctgcaggaGCGGCCCTTCTGCAAACCGGGCACCACCATCAAGGACCTCAGCTGCATCCTCCCTCTGACC GCAACCCGGGCACTGAACATCATCCTCCTGCAGCACACGTGCAAGCAGCAGGTGAAGGCACTCTTCCCCCGCCTCTACCTGGCgctcttcttccagctgtccTTTACCATCGTCTGTGCGCAAGAGGACATCCCTGCCTTCAGCCGTGAGGGCAAACTCATGCCTCACAGGCCTGCCAG GGTGGTGgtgcaagccatgcaggcattGTTGTGCTGCAGCGGCTATAGGGAGCAGGTCACTGCCATGCAGCAGCGAGGTGGCTGGGACATGATCAGCCAGCCTGAGACTCACCTCACGGGGGTTACCTTGCTGGCCAG GCAGATGCAGGGCAACCCCCTGGAGGAGCGTGCTGAGGTCTTCCTGAACCTGAGCGTGGCCCTGAGGGGCAAGGACAGGTGCCAGGAGACCCCTTCTATGGCCTTCTTCATCGAG ctgctgcagtgccctGATCTGTGCGCGGCAGATGACGAGGTGGCACTGAGcctctgccaggagcagctgggcaaCGAGCGCCGAGTCATGCGCTGGCTGGCGCTCCgcggcctcctcttcctctctgagaGACCCGCCACA GCAAGGAAGATGCAGAAGCTGATCCCGGACGTGgtgaagcagctgcaggatgCTGACGGGGAGACAGATGCCAAAGCGCTGGTGGTGCTGAGTAACGTGCTGCACCACATCACCCCATCGCAAAGCAGCCACTTCGCTGTGCACCTGGCCCATGACCTTCTGTCCCTCTTCTCCAGT GAGGTCAGAGCGGTGCGGGAGCTGGCCATGCAGCTCTTTGGGGAGCTGCTGAGCCGGGCAGCAGGCAGCGAGAGGCAGCAGATGAAGCAGGTGGCACGCCAGGGACTGCTGCCCCTCTTCCTGCATCTGAGTGACCCACACCCCGGGGTGGCACAG GTGGCCCAGGCAGCCCTCGTGGACGCTGCAAAGCTCCTGCACTGGAAGCAGCTCCGGAAGCTGGCCGAGAGAGCACAGATCTGGGGTATTGGCGAGTACCTG GTGCGGAATGCCGGGCCGGTAGCCAGCGAGTATGTGAGCTGCAGCTGCCGGTACCTGGAGGATCCCCGGACTCCCCTGCGTGAGCAGGCGGCATACTTCCTCG ccctcctggCCCTCTCCCAAGAGCCCATGTCCCTCTCCTCAGCGTCTGCgaccctctccccaccaccaGGTCCCTCTCCCAAGCCCCTGgatccccctccccagcccccacAACCCCCTCCTTAA